AGGACATCGAGCTGGGGGCCGAGGTTCTGCGCGTGGGTAACAAACGGGTGTGCCTGCACACGCTCTCGGACACGGAAGACCTGCCGGGGCGCGTGGGTACGGACACCCGTTACGAGCGTCTTTCCACCGACCGTTCGGACTGCCTGCTCTCGTTCGCGGCCCCCGTGGGGCTTCTGCTTTCCTGCGACCACCTTTACAACCAGTACGTGTTCCTGGAAGACAGCGACGAAAACCTGCGTATGTTCGAGAAACGTGCGCGTAACATGCAGTCCCTTTCCCGCTACTCCCGCGGGAACCAGATAAACAAGGAGTGGGTGCGATACGTCGCTGTGTAAGTAATTGTTAAACTTAGATTTAACCCGTTGTTTCGTCAACGGTAGCCTATGGACAGATGCACCAATAGTAATATACTGTATCAAAGCTGTCCAGACAAGGTAGCCCTTCCGAAAGGAGCAGTCAGAACCGTGAGGGAAAGACAATGGCTGTTAGTATCATACAGTCAGGGAGCTTGGCTTGGGTGGTATGGTTAGCGTAAGCGAACTGTCGTCTAAACGTCGTAAGGTTGAAGAAGCCAAAGATACTGATAGGCTTCAGCCCAAAAGGGAAGCAGTCGGTTATTCCTCTCCATTCTGGGAATACACGAACAGAGTACTGCCGGTGTAATAGACAGAACCTAACCCACTTATAAGTTACTTGCACGGAACGTAGTAAGCCCGTATTTCTCCTGCCAATGACAGGTAAGCAGACCGTAAGGAATGCCGAATGGAGTGCGGGTATAGGATTGCAGAAAAAGCGAATGCCACCCTGTAATGGGGTGAATAGGGATTGAAACATCATCCCGCTGCGAAAGCAGGCTGACTTCTGCGGTAGGTGATTCTTTACAAGAAACTTTTAGAACTTTTAAAAGGAGAAAAGCAAATGAACGAAATTAAAAAATCGTGTGCATCGACTGACCAAACGCAGAGCAAATGGGACAGTATAAATTGGCTCAAATGCGAAGCTGCGGTTCAAAAGCTACAAGCGCGTATTGTAAAGGCTCAAAAAGAGGGTCGCCACAACAAGGTCAAAGCCTTGCAGTGGACACTGACCCACTCGTTTTACGCTAAAGCATTAGCGGTAAGACGTGTAACTTCCAATAATGGGAGTAAAACGGCTGGCGTCGATATGGTAACATGGAAAACGCCAGATGCTAAAGTGTGTGCAATAACCGAACTGAAAAGGAGAGGTTATACACCCCAACCTCTGAGACGAGTACATATCAGAAAGAGTAACGGGAAATTAAGACCATTGGGTATACCAACTATGAAAGACCGGGCTATGCAGGCATTGTATCTGATGGCACTGGCTCCCGTAGCTGAAACAACGGCTGATGCCAATTCTTATGGTTTCAGAAAAGAAAGGAGCACGGCAGATGCCGTTCAACAATGCTTCAATGACCTGGCAAGGACGACATCCCCACAATGGATCTTAGAAGGTGATATCAAAGGTTGTTTCGACCATATCAGTCATGAATGGTTGCTTGACAATATCCCTATGGATAAAGTTTTGCTCCGTAAATGGTTGAAAAGTGGATTTATTTTCAACAAGCAACTTTTTCCGACAGAGGAGGGAACTCCTCAAGGCGGCATCATCTCCCCAACTCTTGCAAATATGACTTTGGACGGACTGGAAAAACTGCTTGCCGATAGCTTTCCGATAAACCGCTCGAAGAAAAATTACTATACTCCTATGATAAATCTTGTTCGCTACGCGGATGATTTTATTATCACAGGAGAGAGTAAGGAGTTGTTGGAGAACCATGTTAAACCATTAGTCATTGAGTTTCTTCAAGCAAGAGGGCTTACCTTATCAGAAGAAAAGACTAAGATAACTCATATAGAAGAAGGGTTTGATTTTCTTGGGTTCAATATCAGAAAATATAAAGGCAAGTTTATCACAAAACCATCCAAGAAGAGTCGAAAGAGATTTTTAGATAAGGTTCGTGAAATAGTGGACAAGAACAAGTCTTCTAAGCAACAATCTTTGATACGATTGCTAAACCCAGTCATTAGAGGATGGGCGAACTACTACAAGGGGTGTTCTGCATCGGAAACTTTCCGTAAAACAGATGCACAAATTTTCAACAAACTATGGCGATGGTCTCGCAGAAGACATCCCAAAAAAGGTAAACGATGGATTGCCAACAAGTATTATCACACTGTAAGAGGTAGAAGCTGGACTTTTGCCGTACCGCTTGAAAACAGGAAAGTGGATAAATACCACACTCTTGTGAGATTGTCGGATACGAAAATAAAGCGACATATCAAAATCCGCAGTGAGGCCAACCCATATGATGCCGATTGGAAAGATTTCTTCGATCAATACAAGACCCGAAGAATGCTTGCACACTTAGACGGCAAGCAATATATCTATCGCCTGTGGAATCAGCAAATGCAATGTTGCCCTGTGTGTGGCAAGCACATCACACGGGAAACTCCCTGGAAAATTACTGAAATGACAGGGAGCAGTAGAAAGGCGAAAGTCCTAATACATGATCATTGCAGCCGAATTACTAACAGAAATAAATGGAAGTTACTATGAGCCGGCTTTTAGTTACAAATAAAAGTTTTGAATTGCTTGAGCCGTATGAGGGGAAACTCTCACGTACGGTTCTTAGAGGGGAAAGCTCCCGTAAGGGGGCTGACCTACTCGACATCGACCAGTATCTCAACGAGGCGCACTCGTTCGGTCTTCAATCCGTCCGGGCCCATTTCAACGTGCTGGCCTGGTCGGACGACGTGCAGGAGCTCCGGCATATCCGCAATGATGTGGGCAGCCAGCTCGCTCTGATGGAGTGCCGCCCGCGCCACAACACCGTGGACGCCGCCACGCTCTACTGGGCGGGTATGCCGGGCAATGCGGGGGATTTCCCCGCCGAGGAATCGTTCTACACGTTCATCGAGCCCGCGGTCTGTTTCTTCACGGAGGAAACCAACTATAAATCCTCGTCCAGTCCTTTCGGCATCAAGCTGTGCGACCGCGTAAGCGGCAGGCCCCTGCACCTGGACATCTCGGACGAACCGATGAAAAAAGGGATCATTACCAACAGGAATAAATTCGTGTTAGGCGGCTCGGGGTCAGGCAAGTCATTCTTTATGAATCATTTAGTCCGCCAATACTGGGAGCAGGGCACGCATGTCGTGCTGGTGGATACCGGTAACAGCTACCAGGGTCTTTGCGAGCTGATCCGGCGTAAGACCAAAGGTGAGGACGGCGTGTATTTTACCTATACCGAGGAACATCCCATCAGTTTCAACCCGTTCTACACCGACGATTACTATTTCGACGTGGAGAAGAAGGACAGCATCAAGACGCTGCTGCTGACACTCTGGAAAACCGAGGACGACAAGATCACGAAGACCGAGAGCGGCGAGCTGGGCAGTGCCGTGAACGCCTATATCGAGCGTATCCGCGCCGACCGGAATATCGTGCCGTGTTTCGACAGTTTCTACGAGTACCTGCGGGACGACTACCGCCGCGAGCTGGAGGAGCGGGAG
This Alistipes shahii WAL 8301 DNA region includes the following protein-coding sequences:
- the ltrA gene encoding group II intron reverse transcriptase/maturase → MNEIKKSCASTDQTQSKWDSINWLKCEAAVQKLQARIVKAQKEGRHNKVKALQWTLTHSFYAKALAVRRVTSNNGSKTAGVDMVTWKTPDAKVCAITELKRRGYTPQPLRRVHIRKSNGKLRPLGIPTMKDRAMQALYLMALAPVAETTADANSYGFRKERSTADAVQQCFNDLARTTSPQWILEGDIKGCFDHISHEWLLDNIPMDKVLLRKWLKSGFIFNKQLFPTEEGTPQGGIISPTLANMTLDGLEKLLADSFPINRSKKNYYTPMINLVRYADDFIITGESKELLENHVKPLVIEFLQARGLTLSEEKTKITHIEEGFDFLGFNIRKYKGKFITKPSKKSRKRFLDKVREIVDKNKSSKQQSLIRLLNPVIRGWANYYKGCSASETFRKTDAQIFNKLWRWSRRRHPKKGKRWIANKYYHTVRGRSWTFAVPLENRKVDKYHTLVRLSDTKIKRHIKIRSEANPYDADWKDFFDQYKTRRMLAHLDGKQYIYRLWNQQMQCCPVCGKHITRETPWKITEMTGSSRKAKVLIHDHCSRITNRNKWKLL